One genomic segment of Bacillales bacterium includes these proteins:
- a CDS encoding TIGR00730 family Rossman fold protein — MKTITVFSGSRDGASPVYREGAIQLGEELTKRNITLVYGGSSVGLMGAVADAVLENGGEVIGVIPKMLEEREMAHSNLTELIVVESMHERKAKMAELADGFIALPGGPGTLEEFMEIFTWSQLGVHRKPCGLLNINHYYDPLVALFRHMTEQQFLDETFASMALVDDCAASLLEQFEANIRKDQI; from the coding sequence ATGAAAACCATTACTGTATTTTCCGGCTCGCGGGACGGCGCATCGCCGGTCTACCGCGAAGGCGCAATCCAATTAGGAGAAGAATTGACGAAACGAAACATCACGCTTGTTTACGGCGGTTCGAGCGTCGGGCTGATGGGAGCTGTTGCCGATGCCGTGCTCGAAAACGGCGGCGAAGTCATCGGGGTCATCCCGAAAATGCTCGAAGAACGTGAGATGGCCCATTCGAATTTGACGGAATTGATCGTCGTCGAATCGATGCATGAACGGAAAGCGAAGATGGCCGAGTTGGCCGACGGTTTCATCGCACTGCCCGGCGGACCGGGAACGTTGGAAGAGTTCATGGAAATCTTCACTTGGTCACAGCTCGGCGTTCACCGAAAGCCGTGCGGGCTCTTGAATATCAATCATTATTACGACCCGCTCGTCGCGCTCTTTCGTCATATGACAGAACAACAATTTCTCGATGAAACATTTGCCTCGATGGCACTCGTTGATGATTGTGCCGCTTCGTTGCTCGAACAGTTCGAAGCGAATATTAGAAAAGATCAAATCTAG
- a CDS encoding MFS transporter gives MKSLEGQAFPPLKRNYPVFRFIGGNVVSFFGDQIYLIALPLIVLALTGSALSMGTVAALERLPILLQPAAGILADRFDRKWLLLLCDIGRCLVVGVTGVIFIAGGLVMWQVYTAAFLVGLMSQIYNASQFASVPQLVRKDDLQAVNAVNSGLAQTAVLLGPGLGGLIISFYNPGYALLINSFSFLVSFLSIASISIKKTTLPERRSQTFFADLTEGFQFVLHTKPILYTNLAILLSMFGTTLFLTLMIFHLKDTIHLTAQQIGWLISFGGVGSIFGALSTNFFVKLFSYRRLLFTASVLGGLSIVLFSYAHSFAALMVFNAMGTLMASMMSPCIVTIRQTLTPDHLLGRVQATSRFMAWVLLPVSAFLAGVLAEVFGTSATILLGGVISVVASAFYLHPSLKRKMVKWEEKEGA, from the coding sequence ATGAAATCACTCGAAGGACAAGCATTCCCGCCGCTTAAAAGAAATTATCCCGTCTTCCGATTCATTGGCGGGAATGTCGTGTCTTTCTTCGGCGATCAAATTTATTTGATCGCGCTGCCTTTGATCGTATTAGCCTTGACGGGGTCGGCGTTAAGTATGGGAACGGTGGCGGCGCTCGAACGGCTGCCGATTTTGCTCCAGCCGGCAGCGGGGATTTTGGCTGACCGGTTCGACCGGAAATGGCTTTTGCTACTGTGCGACATCGGCCGCTGTCTCGTCGTCGGTGTGACGGGCGTCATTTTTATCGCAGGTGGTTTAGTCATGTGGCAAGTGTATACCGCTGCCTTTCTCGTTGGACTGATGAGCCAGATTTACAATGCGTCACAGTTTGCCTCTGTGCCTCAGCTCGTCCGAAAAGATGACTTGCAAGCCGTGAATGCCGTTAATTCCGGTTTGGCGCAAACGGCCGTCCTGCTCGGCCCGGGTCTTGGCGGGTTGATCATCAGCTTTTACAATCCGGGTTATGCGTTGCTAATTAACAGCTTCAGTTTCTTGGTTTCGTTTTTGTCGATTGCCAGCATTTCTATAAAAAAAACCACATTGCCCGAGCGGCGAAGCCAAACGTTTTTCGCGGACTTAACGGAAGGTTTTCAATTCGTGCTGCACACGAAACCGATCCTTTACACAAATCTGGCGATTTTGCTTTCGATGTTCGGGACGACGTTGTTTTTGACGTTGATGATTTTTCATTTGAAAGATACGATTCATCTGACGGCGCAGCAAATTGGCTGGCTCATCTCCTTCGGCGGCGTGGGATCCATCTTCGGTGCGTTGTCGACGAATTTTTTCGTGAAGCTTTTTTCTTACCGGCGTCTCTTATTCACGGCTTCCGTTCTCGGCGGCCTTTCGATCGTTCTCTTCAGTTATGCGCACAGTTTTGCGGCGCTAATGGTGTTCAACGCAATGGGAACGTTGATGGCTTCGATGATGAGTCCGTGCATCGTGACGATTCGGCAAACGTTAACGCCGGATCATTTATTGGGAAGAGTGCAGGCAACGAGCCGTTTTATGGCTTGGGTGCTTCTTCCGGTGTCAGCCTTCTTGGCTGGTGTTTTGGCTGAAGTTTTCGGAACGAGCGCAACAATCTTGCTTGGGGGAGTCATTTCCGTTGTCGCCTCAGCGTTTTATTTACATCCGTCCTTAAAGCGGAAAATGGTAAAATGGGAAGAGAAGGAAGGTGCTTAA
- a CDS encoding GNAT family N-acetyltransferase, which produces MRLTYEQIPDEKIHMCRDLCNELMAFQKAKATITPERFDVMRFETRLLPSVKSATHNYTVVVKDGDEPVGYVYTNISPKEAYDNHFATFFDMDSVKGSHVGCLSQFYIKEGYRKYGVGSKLFHLSMEWMKQFEDVEDYFVYVSNGNEDALQFYKRKGFVVSHDILGGFITVLRSKRITS; this is translated from the coding sequence ATGCGTTTAACTTACGAACAAATTCCCGATGAAAAAATTCACATGTGCCGGGACCTGTGCAACGAATTGATGGCCTTTCAAAAGGCGAAAGCGACGATCACGCCGGAACGGTTCGATGTCATGCGTTTCGAAACGCGGTTGCTTCCGTCGGTCAAAAGCGCGACGCACAATTACACAGTCGTCGTGAAAGACGGGGACGAGCCGGTCGGTTACGTGTATACGAACATTTCGCCGAAAGAAGCGTACGACAATCACTTTGCTACGTTTTTTGATATGGATTCCGTGAAAGGCAGTCACGTCGGGTGTTTATCGCAATTTTATATAAAAGAAGGCTACCGGAAATACGGGGTCGGCTCGAAGCTGTTCCACTTGTCAATGGAATGGATGAAACAGTTTGAGGATGTCGAAGATTATTTCGTCTATGTCTCGAACGGAAACGAGGACGCGCTCCAATTTTATAAAAGAAAAGGGTTTGTCGTAAGCCACGATATTTTGGGCGGCTTTATCACGGTTTTGCGGAGCAAGCGAATCACCTCTTGA
- a CDS encoding helix-turn-helix domain-containing protein, whose amino-acid sequence MIVNQRSLGSEIEFIRKQLGLSQQNLAKGICSQSEISRIEKGEILPRVDNIFQIAVKLQVDIPYLFSILLREKNKYIEETTKAIVELNTKKDYEEVYNSSKIELKRPPARDDFTFGLFLKWHYYVAAYETGKLQYETVIEALETLVSTKNFMVKQQFQDMQMKNAMAIIHSKNTAFEKSIPLFEEILSTNLRIREYDVFKTKVHYNYGKMLCDHIRYDSALKVVKRGIELTVQIKDISMLGNLYFQKGVCYEKLKYPQEKMLDCFEKAETIFRILDNQKYLKITQEKI is encoded by the coding sequence ATGATTGTGAATCAAAGGTCATTAGGCTCGGAAATTGAATTTATTCGAAAACAATTAGGCTTATCCCAGCAAAATTTGGCTAAAGGTATTTGTTCACAATCCGAGATCAGCCGTATTGAAAAAGGAGAAATTTTACCTCGGGTCGATAACATTTTTCAAATAGCCGTTAAGCTTCAGGTAGATATACCTTATCTTTTTTCTATTTTGCTAAGGGAAAAAAATAAGTACATTGAGGAAACGACAAAGGCAATAGTTGAGTTAAACACTAAAAAGGATTATGAAGAGGTTTATAATTCCTCGAAAATCGAGCTTAAAAGACCGCCCGCAAGAGACGATTTTACCTTTGGTTTGTTCTTGAAATGGCACTACTATGTAGCCGCTTACGAAACAGGGAAACTCCAATATGAGACTGTTATTGAGGCTTTGGAAACACTGGTTAGCACAAAGAATTTTATGGTGAAACAGCAATTTCAGGATATGCAAATGAAGAATGCCATGGCAATAATTCACTCAAAAAACACTGCCTTTGAAAAAAGCATTCCCCTTTTCGAAGAAATATTATCAACCAATCTCAGAATTAGAGAATATGACGTCTTTAAAACAAAAGTTCATTACAATTACGGCAAGATGCTATGCGACCACATAAGGTACGATTCTGCTCTCAAGGTTGTTAAACGCGGTATTGAATTAACCGTTCAAATTAAGGATATTTCGATGTTAGGGAACCTTTACTTCCAAAAAGGCGTCTGTTACGAAAAACTTAAGTACCCGCAGGAAAAAATGTTAGACTGCTTTGAGAAGGCAGAAACTATCTTTAGGATTCTTGACAATCAAAAATACCTGAAAATCACCCAAGAAAAAATATAA